One window from the genome of Fulvivirga lutea encodes:
- the atpG gene encoding ATP synthase F1 subunit gamma — protein sequence MANLKEVKGRIQSVTSTQQITKAMKMVAAAKLRRAQDNVTQMRPYAAKLAGLLQNLSSQGNSDEGNNFTQVRPEEKILLMVVSSDKGLCGAFNSNIFKATNRRIEENYKSQHSRGNVHIMPIGKKALDYFSKRGFHVISDYWNMFSPTSFELSSEAAQFAMDSFTQGTYDKIEIIYNEFKNVATQILNTEQFLPVLPPAEGQNDFEVDYIYQPSREEIVTELIPKSLKIQVYKAILDSNAAEHGARMTAMDQATDNAGELLKELRLTYNRTRQAAITKEILEIVGGAEALGG from the coding sequence ATGGCGAACTTAAAAGAAGTAAAAGGTAGAATACAGTCTGTAACTTCAACACAGCAGATAACTAAAGCCATGAAAATGGTGGCTGCTGCTAAGTTGAGAAGAGCACAGGACAACGTTACTCAAATGCGACCTTATGCTGCCAAATTAGCTGGGTTGCTTCAAAACTTATCCTCGCAAGGTAATAGTGATGAGGGTAACAATTTTACACAAGTACGACCAGAAGAAAAGATTCTTTTGATGGTTGTTTCCTCTGATAAAGGACTGTGCGGTGCTTTTAATAGTAACATATTCAAAGCTACTAACAGACGCATTGAGGAGAATTATAAGAGCCAGCATAGTAGAGGTAATGTTCATATTATGCCTATTGGTAAAAAAGCATTGGACTATTTCTCTAAAAGAGGTTTCCATGTAATTTCAGATTACTGGAACATGTTCTCTCCTACTTCTTTTGAATTGAGTTCAGAAGCAGCACAATTTGCCATGGATTCGTTTACGCAAGGCACATACGATAAAATTGAAATCATTTACAATGAGTTCAAGAATGTGGCTACTCAAATATTGAATACAGAGCAATTTTTACCAGTACTTCCTCCTGCTGAAGGCCAGAATGACTTTGAGGTTGATTACATTTATCAGCCAAGCAGAGAAGAGATTGTTACTGAGCTTATACCTAAGTCGTTAAAAATTCAGGTATATAAGGCGATACTAGACTCTAATGCTGCAGAGCATGGAGCTAGAATGACTGCCATGGATCAGGCAACCGATAATGCTGGTGAATTACTTAAAGAATTAAGATTAACTTATAATAGAACACGTCAAGCAGCCATTACCAAGGAAATCCTTGAGATTGTTGGTGGTGCTGAAGCCTTAGGCGGTTAA
- a CDS encoding class I SAM-dependent methyltransferase, which translates to MNNFNRVSFFYDWLAKLVFGRSILNSQTAFFSYLKEGDEILICGGGTGQILKELEKLNIKLRIDYVEKSKKMIDRAKEMAPLNKLDIQFIQKDIFDVQLKKYQIVITPFFLDVFKEENLIKLIDKLSSSLQTTGFWLCTDFKRTNQRWKDIFIQFMYWFFRLTTNLEGNLLLDFESSIVKSGCKKLRSATYFHEMIEAGLYQKL; encoded by the coding sequence ATGAATAATTTTAACCGAGTAAGCTTTTTTTATGATTGGCTGGCAAAGCTGGTTTTCGGTAGGTCAATATTAAATTCTCAGACTGCATTCTTTAGTTATTTGAAAGAAGGTGATGAAATTCTTATTTGCGGTGGAGGCACAGGTCAAATTCTTAAAGAATTAGAGAAGCTCAATATAAAATTAAGAATAGACTATGTAGAGAAATCTAAGAAAATGATTGACAGGGCTAAAGAAATGGCGCCATTGAATAAATTAGACATTCAATTCATACAAAAAGACATATTTGATGTACAGCTGAAAAAATATCAAATCGTAATTACACCTTTCTTTTTAGATGTATTTAAGGAGGAGAATTTGATAAAGTTGATTGATAAACTTAGTAGTTCTCTTCAAACCACGGGCTTTTGGTTGTGTACTGACTTCAAAAGAACGAACCAAAGGTGGAAGGATATCTTTATTCAATTCATGTACTGGTTCTTTCGATTAACAACGAATTTGGAAGGCAATCTTCTTTTAGATTTTGAAAGTAGCATAGTTAAAAGTGGTTGTAAAAAACTTCGTTCGGCTACTTACTTTCATGAAATGATTGAAGCGGGATTGTACCAGAAACTATAA
- a CDS encoding DNA alkylation repair protein has translation MKYLVELHKHFKDKGNTELAAGMSAYMKNRFTFLGIKQPKRKQLLAEFTKKHGLPNQETIDGVLIGLWSFPYREYHYCGVELFQKLIKKSDADKIHIIEYMLEYHQWWDTVDLISSNIVGVHFKNHPDLIPVYFNKWLQSDNFWLNRVMLLFQLKYKQETDKELLSQAILTLSDSSEFFIQKAIGWSLREYSKHNKDWVTHFVNTHKLAPLSVREASKYL, from the coding sequence ATGAAATATTTGGTTGAATTACATAAGCATTTCAAAGATAAGGGCAATACCGAACTGGCTGCCGGCATGAGTGCCTATATGAAAAACAGGTTCACTTTTTTAGGCATCAAACAACCAAAGCGAAAGCAGTTACTAGCTGAATTTACTAAAAAACACGGACTACCTAATCAAGAAACTATCGATGGTGTTTTAATCGGCTTGTGGAGTTTTCCATACAGAGAGTATCACTATTGTGGTGTTGAGCTCTTCCAAAAATTGATCAAGAAGTCTGATGCCGATAAAATTCACATTATCGAATACATGTTGGAATACCATCAGTGGTGGGATACTGTAGATTTAATTTCTTCCAATATTGTAGGCGTACATTTTAAAAATCACCCTGACTTAATACCTGTTTATTTTAACAAATGGCTTCAGTCAGATAATTTTTGGTTAAACAGAGTTATGCTACTTTTCCAGCTTAAATACAAACAAGAAACTGATAAAGAGTTATTATCTCAGGCCATCCTTACGCTATCGGATTCGTCAGAATTTTTTATTCAAAAGGCAATTGGCTGGTCATTAAGAGAATACTCTAAACATAATAAGGATTGGGTGACCCATTTTGTGAATACCCATAAACTGGCGCCCTTGAGTGTTAGAGAAGCATCTAAATATTTATAG